One Gaiella occulta genomic region harbors:
- a CDS encoding prepilin peptidase, with protein MSRPLAGAAWATLAASCFAVFGITVEAAVAALGCAVLVAVTVTDLERRIVPNRIVVPALAGALAVQTLRDPGLEPALAALGAGGFFLLAALVYPAGMGMGDVKLAAFLGAWLGVDVVVALFAASVLSLVPAIAILVRAGAAGRKVGIPFAPFLAAGAVVALFLGEPLLDWWLRP; from the coding sequence GTGAGCAGGCCACTTGCGGGCGCTGCCTGGGCGACGCTCGCCGCCTCCTGCTTCGCCGTCTTCGGCATCACGGTCGAGGCCGCCGTTGCAGCCCTGGGCTGCGCGGTGCTCGTCGCCGTGACCGTCACCGACCTCGAGCGGCGCATCGTGCCGAATCGCATCGTCGTGCCGGCGCTCGCCGGCGCGCTCGCCGTCCAGACGCTACGCGACCCGGGGTTGGAGCCGGCTCTCGCCGCACTCGGGGCGGGCGGGTTCTTCCTGCTCGCCGCGCTCGTGTATCCCGCGGGGATGGGAATGGGCGACGTCAAGCTGGCGGCGTTCCTCGGCGCGTGGCTCGGGGTCGACGTCGTCGTGGCGCTGTTCGCCGCCTCCGTGTTGTCGCTCGTCCCCGCGATCGCGATCCTCGTCCGCGCGGGCGCGGCAGGGCGCAAGGTGGGAATCCCGTTCGCGCCCTTCCTCGCCGCCGGAGCCGTGGTCGCCCTCTTCCTCGGCGAGCCGCTGCTCGACTGGTGGCTGCGCCCGTAA